aacattagaaaaggtcccaagtgcaaatgacagtttctcttggtttactttctttttcaattattacggaaaattaaagtaatttccaacaaattctacagtgcatatcgaaagttgatggtttttgctataatcctatgtgaagtgttagatggaaaTAGTGCTGATTGGACcctaatactcgaaagagaaagtaaacaaagagaaactgtcatttgcacttaggaccttttctcgtgtttgtcttcaaatgtactgtttggtgcggtTTATGGACTGGTGGAATAATCTTTCCttatttcattaaaaatgaGGAATGCcgacgcgttaccgtgaatggaaatcgatgcagaacctaatacaaataataataataataatttgtatttggcagAACCCTGTTTAATGAATATTATTTtccaaatcttcaagatatggatgtggacgtaatttggtttcaacaggatggtgccacttatTATACGGCGGCCGGAAACAATCAACTTTTTGAAAGAACATTTTAACGACAACATTATTGTTCGTAAGCTCAAATGCATGAAAAAGTGATCAAAAATTGGACCTTCAGAATTATGCcaggaaaaattcttctaaactggactcaaaactgttacaatttgtaggtcatgttagttgCTGACCATACGAGCCGACTTTGACTGTAACCAATTTTCTCTAACAAAAAGCCCAATTTTCTCTAACTACAGGGAGAAGTGTGCTTAAAATGCTGAACAGCTAATTTACGCCTGAACAAACTTCCCTATTTCTATCCAATGAGCAGTTTTTTCAATACCACAGTAATATTgcagagaaaggcatcatcacaccactaggtggattcaaggatggcttttaatcagtgccatcaaagagatatcatcgcaacaacaaacacccggcatggctcatttaacatagaatagacaccagtgcgagagcgaattttttttcgatgacatttctgagaatcaaaggttagcacgctgctatgGGAATCCTCTCTGaaacaacaaacggtcgcttattctcgtttcgcgatccgattctgtatagctgcccttacacgagacaatattattgtcaatacaaggagtattgacaatacttttgatcgtgtaatggaaacttcattggattgacgaaaatattgtcaaaaaatcaaaactgctcatcaatccgacaatactttctctccagagaagaaactatcaaatatgtgcaatgaactctcctctcaatgtttcaatgttcagttgcaatatttgaagcttcaaacgcttgatttgttcgaaaaatgcggactcaagttaccaagtcaattggattgacggtattgacaatactttggattgacaataatattgtcacgtgtaagggccgcttatgggcagttgataattgcgatagaatcattttactattgccgcttattctaactatgtgcatataacctttgtataagttgtatgtctatgaaaatgtatgtgaatgcttcacacaagggttttgaaatattgcaacctagtatgagaaacatcaagttgaaccatcgattcgattttctgcgataattgtcaacttgcgatcctctcttgggaaattccacacagcaacgatcattatcagactgtattttttttttttcaagagccgtgaaatactcagagtataaagtagagcgaagaaatgtagaaaaattctctcgcggttcatgcattgaatgactcgagttcttgtagcatcttctaaagcagcccttacacgagacaatattattgtcaatacaaggagtattgaaaacttcattggattgacgaaaatattgtcaaaaaatcaaaactgcccatcaatccgacaatactttctctccagagagaaactgttaaatatgtgcaatggcctcttctctcaatattttaatattcatttgcaatatttaaagcacCAAACACCTGAATTTCTCGAAAAACTCGGACTCTAGTTATCAAACCAATTGGATTGAtgatattgacaatactttggattgacaataatattgtcacgtgtaagggcagcttaacggattgaaaatgttgtatacaatatagagagcaatatagcagcttctgtcaaattttcggcaatcaccaacactgggtggattgaaacaggtttcttTTTTTACTTTATTTACTAACAAGGTTTGATTCCAAACTTAAAGAAATGACGGATATCGAAATAAATCCAAATCTGGTATCACttgttatcaatttaatttgttaaatttctatatggaagatctataatagagcagaaactggaacaaacgtatccccagcaagccgttctagttttatctattcgaccagttcttttgTCAAACTTAAAACTGGTCTATGATggcgttctatttttttctatatttaaaaTACgattaaaacactgctgggactggcagtttttcttgttataaaattcagatttaaaatttGTTACTGATTTATGTATCTAGAACtataacactactgaatatgcccatACTCTGACAGGGTGTCTTTGATTCGCTGTAAGTATATTTCCTGCATTGATCAACACCAAGTTTGGCTCAGCTTCACATGCCCACTCTGAAACACTGGCAACTTTGCCcgtaaataacaaaatttttgaagttcaAAGTATGATTCAGACGACACATCAGTTTTCGTTGAAAgagcaaataattcaaaactcaTTTCATTCCGAAATAATCTCATCTAATCTCGTACAAGCCCTCCTAAACTTTCCAGAACCCGCACAATCCTGCCTGTACCTCTCTAAACATTCTAAATATGCTTTGATCGAAATTGGGTTCAGACAAAGCGTCAACAAAACGTCGCCGTCCGCCAAGGTTCGGGAATCTGAACAAACATCTCAGTGAGTGAATCAAAAATACTCATTTTCGAAAACTGTGAACAGATGTTAAGAAACGAGTAGAACTTAAAACTAGCACTGAGTCAAGATTACTTAATCGCGCCAGCCGACATTTTCAAGTTTAAAATTTTCGAGTGATTTACAGCTTTTCAGGATGGAGAAAATATTAAGTGTTATAGATGGCGGACTCAGTAGTAAGTAAACTGCTTTAAAAGCATGTTTACTAGCATATATACATTTTGATATATAAATGAATTGTGAAACATAGATCGATTTCCAATATCCCGTGCGTGGTTGCCGAgagatactttttttttaattttttgagaaattgttaaaaagtaaaatatattaatttttatttaaataattgGTAGGGTAACGGAAGTATTTTGGCTACTCTATTACACTTTGGTCCAGCGTATATATTTCTGGACgtaatcaaaatgaagtacATCATGtctcagaatttaaaaaaaaaatccattcatATAACACTTTAGCATATCAGCTATGAAAATGTGCTTCGTTTTTACTACAACCAAAAATACGAGCGCCGGACCAAATTATATTATGATTATATTGGGGATATGCACTTtaattgattttgggtaggttttgacccaaaattaggtagcggctggtaagagtgtagaaTAGTTAAACTAGTGAAATGCAGGGTatcaattaggttttttaccgtcactgctagggatgtcggaaatttcgaattactcgattagttAATAatcgaatttaattttgatactaatcgattgaaatttattcgattatctgggtcattaatcgattactcgataatttattcgattattactatgggatattttaaattattcgattagctcaataatcgaatattaattctaagctaatcgattaaatattactcgattatctgggttacaaatcgattactcgattaatcgatcgatattacgacatccctagtcactgctaacctcaaacggatgaacacattttgacagttcagcagtactgtttgtaaacagaagtttcttttgtttgtttattgacaaattggatcagaccattcacggtccgtatcgcctaaataaagttttaaaacatttgttcacgatttaatacggttcgtttttaatatttattaaataaaagtgactagttgcaaagtgtaaagatgattgttttagatgtgctcttcgatttttgtttaagcttgtttgtaaacagtaccgctgaactgtcaaggatgaatacttgttcatttgtgtcgtcacgataaaaaacctaatgtcGGATGTGTCTTGACTAAATGATAACAAAACAATCAAAACATTAAAACGATAGTGTGCTTCAGTTAGCGTTATCTTTTgtaacatttatttatttttcggttGTTGTGTCTATTTAGCCGGCTACGACCGCCTACGGTATTCTTACTATGGCACCAAGATCTGCAAAGAAGGAGAAATCTATATGGTGCAAATGTGAGCAGTGCAAATCTCTCGTACTTGCCTCAGAATTGACGAAACATCAAACCGACAACTGCAAAGATACGGGTTCGGCCAACGGATATATTACTAGGACTGGCATATTCTTCAGTCGCCAGTTTGAATGCGGTAGTTTACAAGGATTCGACGATTTGAAAGATGTTAGCGAGCGTCAATTAAATGGTCTCATACTATTCAGTAGATTTGTAATGGATAAACTCAATATTGTTCTTGGAGACCTTGTTGAGATTACCGTCGCATATGAACATGGAGATAAGAATAGCTTCGTTCGAAAGGTTTGGCCAATCGAGGAAAAGTATGGTGCTCGTGTGATTAGCTCAAATAAAGGTAGTTTTGATGTACTTCTCTAAAGATTTTTATTGTATGTTCAATTATTTTATCTACATTCCAGATGAAGTCGTGTTTCCAGAACTTCCTATTGCATCGGTAGAGCTCAGATGTTTTGAAAACCCTGTTATGGATGCAAATAAAGTAGTAGTAAGCTTGAATGACGAAATAGTTGAAGAACAAGTAATTAAAAATCAAGGCAGCTTCCTGAAACTGCTACAAAGGCAGTATAGCGATAGAATTCTGAATGATCAAAATTTACTTAGGCTTAAATTATGCAACAGAATCATaacatttaaaataacaaaaaccgAGCTTAAGACCGCAGATCTTATTGATCAGATGGAAAGTTTATCAGTTAATAgtcaatattttcatttaaagTGTAATACTACAATTACGATTGATTCCCAAGAGCAAACAAAAAATTCATCCGAATCACCTCGATTTACAATAAGTCAAATTGGTGGGCTTCAAAAGGAAGTGGATGAAATATTAGACATTGCCAAAGTAGCACTAGGATTAACTAAGCGCACAGGATACGCACCGATCAATCGAGGAATTCTTGTATATGGTGTGTCCGGTGTTGGAAAAACATTACTGGTTAATTCTGTTGCTGATTACTTCAAATGCCAAATAGTAAGAATCAATAGTGCAGAAGTTTTCAGTAAATTCTACGGGGAATCCGAGAATAACATATTGAGGTTGTTCAATAGAGCATTTACTAATTATCCTGATCCAACAATTGTGATTGTTGAAgaaattcaaaatatttgtcCAAAATCTGAAGTATCGGACATTGTCAAACGAATATCGCACTTTTTTGTTCATCTGCTAGACTCCTTACATACCAGAACACAAGGAGCTCGAACGCTCGTAATCGCTACAACAGATAATCCGGATAGTCTGAATTCTGCCCTTCGGAGGAGCGGCCGAATGGAATATGAGTTGGAAATACCCGTTCCAAGCGCTGAGGCACGTGAGCAAATATTGTTAAAGATTTTGACCAATTATAAACACGATCTAATACCATCTGAAGTTAAAAAACTTGCCCGAATTGCTCATGGCTATGTTGGAGCCGATTTAGTTAGTTTGGTAGGACGGACAATGTATGATACCAACACATCGATTAATTACGCCGGTTTGGTATCAGCTTTGCAACATGTGAAGCCTAGTGCGATGCGTGAAATTATGATCGAGTGTCCGAACGTCCACTGGGCAGATATTGGTGGACaggatgatttgaaattgaaacTGCGCCAGATTATCGAGTGGCCCATCCATCGACCTGAAATCTTCACTCGCCTAGGAATAGATCCTCCCCGAGGTCTTCTGATGTTCGGGCCTCCAGGGTGTTCGAAAACTATGATTGCGAAAGCAATAGCCACTGAAAGTAAAGTGAATTTTCTTTCCATCAAAGGATCGGAACTTTTTTCCATGTGGGTCGGTGAATCGGAACGTGCGGTTAGTGAGTTATTCCGAAAGGCACGTCAGGTTGCTCCatcgataatttttttcgaCGAAATTGATGCAATCGGAGGTGAACGATCTGCGGAAACGAGTAGCTCTGTAAACGAAAGGGTACTGGCACAAATTTTGACCGAAATAGATGGAGTTAGCGAACtgagagacgtaaaaattgtggCAGCTACTAACCGACCGGACTTGATCGACAAAGCACTAATGAGACCGGGCAGACTCGATCGTATCATATATGTGGGTTTACCCGATGCTAGGACACGGGCTGAaatattccaaataaaattgcgaaatattccgatcactGAAGATGTTGATTTGCAAATGCTTGTGGACAAAACCGACGGCTACTGTGGCTCTGAGATTGAGGCAGTCTGTCAAGAAGCCGTATTGTGTGCACTAGAAGATTCTTTTGAAACTGTGGAGATATCGAAGAAGTACTTCGACAAAGCATTGCTCATAGTAAAACCGCGCACTAGTAAGGAATTACTACAACTCTACGATACCTACTTGAaacaacatcaatcgtagacaAGTCGTACTGTAAATGctgaaattagaaaaaaatacagtaaaataataaatgcctaTTAATTTATCCACATCTTTTCGTTTTCGATTATGCATCGAATTGATACCTAGGGAAACTTGTTTGGATTACTCGAGTTTTGTGTGGATGTAAAGGAGACCCAGCATTAGTTCATCATTTGCTCTGAGTTATGCGTAACATTtatgcctgaataaaaataatcaccatcccccgtattctccagacctggcccccagcgactaatatctatttccaaacctgaaaaggtttttccaaggaaagaaattttcgtcgaatgctaaggtcattgcagaaaccgaagcctattttgCAGgccatgaaaaatattttttttttcatagggcatcaaaatgttgaagggctgatgggtcaagtgtattgcTCTAGATGTAGGATTACACTGAAGAATAAAAttttttcacggtaaaaaatcaactttttctttgttaggcccgggacttctcattccatgtgcTTTTAATCTACAAGTTCTAATTGAATATTGTGTACTTGAAAAGCTATAACACAGACCAAcagacagtatgagtaaattcttctaaaaataaGTGTTCATGGGGCACAAACTCCACCTTTATTGAGCTGAGCGagttatttactatcggtacaccccttgtgttgtgTAAACGTTTTTCACTAGTtgccacgcttaaaaatagttactcaaaaatgagtgagatcccactcatctacagaaaaagtggaacaactctaatttagagtaactccttaattgctcaaatttgagttcttccactgcaaacgatgtttgggtaaaatcaactcatttactgagtaatgctttatttgtacatatgccaaaaatagagtaatcaacacgcaaattttgagtaaaattctatttcaaattgattaaattaaatttaattaattgtAGCATTTACGCTAAATATAAGTACAGTATCTATAACTCAAGACGAACCGCAAATTGTGTTATTACTACTAATAATTTACTTTTTTATCTCTGCAAGTTATTGTTATTCACGATAAGTAATGATCTTCACGATAAGTAACGTTTCAGGCTTTTAAATCTTTGGTATAGTGAACCACACTCGGAGCACACGAAAGGTTGGTCTGATTCCCAGCTGGTATTCAAATTATGGCTTTTTCAATTACTTCGCGTGTCCATAAATGATCATGCCACAACCTTTTTAATATGGCTCGAAAACCCTAAAAACATACTCCTTATTCTAGACCTCGCAATTTCCTCGCCGTTGTAGCGTCAATTTCATCAAATATTTTCTGCATTGTTTTATTGCAGTAATTCTAAgcaattattttaataaatgttGTGAAACCTGTGATTGGTTTGtggtatatatgtatatatgcgagtactgtcccaactaaaggaatattccaaatgaccgttaaaatggtaaaagaatccaatttgagtgtTCTGCTGTTATTCTGTGATACAAGTGCCGCTTCGAAATTCTAGAAGAACTGCAAACAAAATAAGAATTTGAAacataatgaataaataaataatattagCAATAATTACTCTTAACGAACTGACACATTATATCAAAGTAGTAAATTCCAGTTCTCTGAACCAACAATGGttacaaaaatttcatttagaCAGAAGCTTTTTTCAATGATCAAGGCAAATCCTTGGTATTAGATACCTTTTGTGGAATAaaatcttctgtttcaacagacttcttaGCCGATTGGGCTTCCATCTGCAAGTTCTAATCGATTATTGTGTACTTGGAAAGCCATAGGTTGTTACCTATGAATTTAGTCTTGGCAACACTAAGAGTTCAGTTCgtgttcgcatctcatccgacacagttgcaaatcgtttacggtcgagacaacagatacaaagacaatacagtgtagtgaacaatagagtgcacgaaatgggcaaatacgatttaacaaagccagaaacttggcctacaaggccaaattcagtttgtattgatttcaagcgctgcaaagttagaccagcagctaccgaaattgaaattttgcttaaggaacgaatgcatctaaacgttaatgatgtaagtgacattcaattcaacaaggcgtctaactgtgtgtacattatgttcaaacgtgaaagagatacaATTGCGTTTGCTTCGGTtcataacggggtgcacagtgttgatcgtgacaatgttaaatttaaaatccctgtgtacatggtggacaatgccatagaagtatgcgtgcatgaccttcctccgcagaccagcgatgggtatgttcggaaAAGTATGTctcagtacggtgaagttcttttcatcgaaagggaagtatggcggaatttttcccagggtatccggaatggcgtacgagtggtacgtatgcaactacgtaaagcaattccatcttacatcatttgtgatcaagacgggatacatccatgTAAAAcgatgattacgtatgaaaatcaactggttaaatgttagttttgtgaacaaccagcACACCACgtcaaaccttgcactgaaactgcgaaaagaataTCTTCAAAGAAatacaaggacaaccgcccaacaacggaaactagtgagcgcagtactcctgttgtaccatcaaaccaaccagcaactgcaattaatgcacaacaaggcgcgtctacagcaactaacaaccaacccaa
This genomic window from Malaya genurostris strain Urasoe2022 chromosome 1, Malgen_1.1, whole genome shotgun sequence contains:
- the LOC131426058 gene encoding ATPase family gene 2 protein homolog A; translation: MAPRSAKKEKSIWCKCEQCKSLVLASELTKHQTDNCKDTGSANGYITRTGIFFSRQFECGSLQGFDDLKDVSERQLNGLILFSRFVMDKLNIVLGDLVEITVAYEHGDKNSFVRKVWPIEEKYGARVISSNKDEVVFPELPIASVELRCFENPVMDANKVVVSLNDEIVEEQVIKNQGSFLKLLQRQYSDRILNDQNLLRLKLCNRIITFKITKTELKTADLIDQMESLSVNSQYFHLKCNTTITIDSQEQTKNSSESPRFTISQIGGLQKEVDEILDIAKVALGLTKRTGYAPINRGILVYGVSGVGKTLLVNSVADYFKCQIVRINSAEVFSKFYGESENNILRLFNRAFTNYPDPTIVIVEEIQNICPKSEVSDIVKRISHFFVHLLDSLHTRTQGARTLVIATTDNPDSLNSALRRSGRMEYELEIPVPSAEAREQILLKILTNYKHDLIPSEVKKLARIAHGYVGADLVSLVGRTMYDTNTSINYAGLVSALQHVKPSAMREIMIECPNVHWADIGGQDDLKLKLRQIIEWPIHRPEIFTRLGIDPPRGLLMFGPPGCSKTMIAKAIATESKVNFLSIKGSELFSMWVGESERAVSELFRKARQVAPSIIFFDEIDAIGGERSAETSSSVNERVLAQILTEIDGVSELRDVKIVAATNRPDLIDKALMRPGRLDRIIYVGLPDARTRAEIFQIKLRNIPITEDVDLQMLVDKTDGYCGSEIEAVCQEAVLCALEDSFETVEISKKYFDKALLIVKPRTSKELLQLYDTYLKQHQS